From a single Chlamydia muridarum str. Nigg genomic region:
- a CDS encoding MarC family protein, protein MDWSFFLLSQSCILFLASDSMTNVEVLNKILSNLSKKSQALLLIRESLFALLGVFIFYPGLSGLIYSLQTPPCAVTFVGGCGVMLAGMRAILRNTHPDRWGKFSSLSHAPKVAPIALPLMIGPSWLCACAPLTTQQIPFSIICALLFLSWLMMSITTIVLHLTSKAGSQAIIATQTILGLVVVIIGAQLLVSGLQQTFL, encoded by the coding sequence ATGGACTGGTCATTCTTTTTATTGTCTCAGAGCTGTATCTTATTTTTGGCTTCGGATTCTATGACTAATGTCGAGGTCCTCAATAAAATCCTTAGTAATCTATCCAAAAAAAGCCAAGCTCTACTACTGATCCGCGAAAGTCTTTTTGCTCTTCTAGGGGTATTTATTTTTTATCCTGGGCTTTCAGGGCTTATTTACTCCCTGCAAACACCTCCGTGCGCAGTCACTTTTGTTGGAGGATGCGGAGTTATGTTAGCGGGCATGCGAGCAATCCTTCGGAATACCCATCCAGACCGTTGGGGTAAGTTTTCCTCTCTTTCTCATGCACCCAAAGTAGCGCCTATAGCGCTCCCTTTGATGATTGGGCCTTCGTGGTTGTGTGCCTGCGCACCTTTAACCACGCAACAAATCCCCTTTTCTATTATTTGTGCGTTGCTATTTCTTTCTTGGTTAATGATGTCGATAACTACAATTGTTCTCCATCTAACCAGCAAGGCAGGCTCTCAGGCAATCATTGCAACACAAACCATTTTAGGACTTGTTGTCGTAATTATAGGCGCGCAACTCCTTGTATCTGGTTTACAGCAAACTTTCCTATAA
- the rpsO gene encoding 30S ribosomal protein S15, translated as MSLDKGTKEEITKKFQLHEKDTGSADVQIAILTEHITELKEHLKRSPKDQNSRLALLKLVGQRRKLLEYLNSTDTERYKNLIARLNLRK; from the coding sequence ATGTCTTTGGATAAGGGCACTAAAGAAGAAATTACTAAAAAATTTCAACTTCACGAAAAAGACACAGGTTCAGCGGATGTGCAGATTGCTATTCTGACTGAGCACATAACGGAACTCAAGGAGCACCTTAAAAGATCTCCTAAAGATCAAAATTCTCGCTTGGCTTTGCTAAAATTAGTAGGGCAGAGAAGAAAGCTCTTAGAGTACTTAAATTCTACTGATACTGAAAGATATAAAAATTTAATCGCTCGCCTTAACTTGAGAAAATAA
- a CDS encoding nucleoside deaminase, translated as MCIEKDLFFMKKALDEARKAYELDEVPVGCIIVQGDAIIARGHNSVERLKDPTAHAEMICISAAAEYLQNWRLKDTTLYCTLEPCLMCAGAIQLARIPRIVWGAPDLRLGAGGSWLNVFLEKHPFHQVECCPGICHQESEWLMKNFFWEKRKEKNEK; from the coding sequence ATGTGTATAGAAAAAGATTTATTTTTCATGAAGAAGGCTCTAGATGAGGCTAGGAAGGCATATGAACTAGATGAGGTTCCTGTCGGTTGCATCATTGTTCAAGGAGATGCGATCATAGCTAGAGGTCACAATAGTGTGGAGCGATTAAAAGACCCGACAGCGCATGCTGAAATGATTTGTATTAGTGCGGCAGCAGAGTATCTCCAAAATTGGAGGCTAAAAGATACCACTCTGTATTGTACTTTAGAGCCCTGTCTAATGTGTGCGGGAGCAATTCAGTTAGCGCGTATTCCCAGAATTGTTTGGGGGGCTCCTGATTTGCGATTGGGGGCTGGAGGTAGTTGGTTAAATGTTTTTTTGGAAAAACATCCTTTTCATCAAGTAGAGTGCTGCCCAGGGATTTGTCATCAAGAGTCTGAATGGTTGATGAAAAACTTTTTTTGGGAGAAAAGAAAGGAGAAAAATGAAAAATAA
- a CDS encoding DUF720 domain-containing protein yields MWFHPQESVKAAVQLPETPPVTGTTNSATADEIISRFAKDSNPLIVTVYYIYQSVLVAQHNLELVAEQLQANAAAQTFLNNEEALYQYTTIPKDQVNSQNSAYLQNVQSVNQAVGASRQAIQNQISGLGNASQVISSNLNTNNNIIQQSLQVGQALIQTFSQIVSLIANI; encoded by the coding sequence ATGTGGTTTCATCCTCAAGAATCAGTGAAAGCCGCTGTACAATTACCCGAAACTCCTCCGGTTACAGGAACAACTAACTCCGCAACAGCCGATGAGATTATATCTCGCTTTGCGAAAGATTCTAATCCGCTTATCGTTACAGTTTACTACATCTACCAATCTGTGCTTGTGGCTCAACATAACCTGGAACTAGTTGCAGAACAACTTCAGGCGAATGCTGCGGCACAAACCTTCTTAAACAATGAAGAAGCTCTGTACCAATATACAACGATTCCTAAAGACCAAGTAAACTCACAAAACTCCGCGTATTTGCAAAACGTACAATCCGTTAACCAAGCCGTAGGAGCATCTAGACAAGCGATCCAAAACCAGATATCTGGATTAGGGAATGCCTCTCAGGTAATTTCTAGTAACTTAAACACAAACAACAACATTATCCAACAATCTTTGCAAGTTGGTCAGGCGCTCATTCAAACATTCTCACAAATCGTTAGCTTGATCGCAAACATCTAA
- the pnp gene encoding polyribonucleotide nucleotidyltransferase: MAFETFSVALDKDKTLIFETGKIARQANGAVLVKMNETWVFSSACAASLSEAVDFLPFRVDYQEKFSSAGKTSGGFLKREGRPSEKEILISRLIDRSLRPSFPNRLMQDIQVLSYVWSYDGKTLPDPLAICGASAALAISEVPQNCIVAGVRVGLVEGKWVVNPTKDELDASKLDLVMAGTASAVLMIEGHCDFLTEEQVLEAIAFGQKYIAKICDAIEAWQKAIGKEKQLSAVLDLPEDVQNVVSNFIREKFEKALSFRDRDALEQVSKELEESVVANLVQEESDFSLLNVKAAFKNAKSNQMRALIRDLGIRVDGRSTTEIRPISIEVSFLPRTHGSCLFTRGETQSVAVCTLGGESMAQRFEDLNGDGAARFYLQYFFPPFSVGEVGRIGSPGRREIGHGKLAEKALSHVLPEASRFPYTVRVESNITESNGSSSMASVCGGCLSLMDAGVPIKAPVAGIAMGLILDQDKAIVLSDISGIEDHLGDMDFKVAGTEEGITAFQMDIKVEGITHEIMEQALAQAKQGRSHILNLMTQVMSSPNDSVSRYAPRIETMQINTSKIATVIGPGGKQIRQIIERSGAQVDINDNGLINISANTQESIDKAKELIEGLTGEVEVGKIYNGRVTSVVAFGAFVEVLPGKEGLCHISELSKQKVDNVADFVKEGDRLAVKLLSINEKGQLKLSHKATLE; the protein is encoded by the coding sequence ATGGCTTTTGAGACTTTTTCTGTTGCGTTAGACAAAGATAAGACACTGATTTTCGAGACAGGGAAAATAGCTCGCCAAGCCAATGGAGCTGTTCTTGTCAAAATGAATGAAACTTGGGTTTTTTCATCAGCGTGCGCGGCCTCTTTATCAGAGGCCGTAGATTTTCTGCCTTTCAGAGTAGACTATCAAGAAAAGTTTTCCTCCGCGGGGAAAACCTCTGGAGGATTTCTGAAACGCGAAGGTCGTCCCTCCGAGAAAGAAATTCTTATTTCTCGACTGATAGATCGCTCTTTGCGTCCATCATTCCCTAATAGACTTATGCAAGACATTCAAGTCTTGTCCTACGTTTGGTCTTATGACGGGAAAACTTTACCAGACCCCTTAGCTATTTGTGGAGCTTCTGCAGCTTTAGCTATCTCAGAGGTCCCTCAGAATTGTATTGTTGCAGGTGTACGCGTCGGTCTCGTCGAAGGAAAATGGGTAGTTAACCCAACTAAAGATGAGTTAGACGCATCCAAGCTTGATCTCGTTATGGCAGGAACAGCTTCTGCGGTATTAATGATCGAAGGTCATTGCGACTTTTTGACTGAAGAGCAAGTTTTAGAAGCTATTGCTTTTGGACAAAAATACATAGCTAAAATATGTGACGCTATTGAAGCTTGGCAGAAAGCGATTGGTAAGGAAAAACAGCTCTCGGCTGTCCTTGATCTGCCGGAAGATGTGCAAAATGTTGTTTCGAATTTTATTAGAGAAAAATTCGAAAAAGCACTGTCTTTTAGAGATAGAGACGCTTTAGAACAAGTCTCAAAAGAGTTAGAAGAATCTGTTGTCGCCAACTTAGTTCAAGAAGAAAGTGATTTTTCTTTATTGAACGTGAAAGCTGCATTTAAGAATGCAAAATCCAATCAAATGCGAGCTTTAATTAGAGATCTCGGCATTCGCGTAGACGGACGAAGTACAACAGAAATTCGCCCTATTTCCATAGAAGTCTCTTTCCTTCCACGAACACATGGAAGCTGCCTATTTACCCGTGGAGAAACACAAAGTGTAGCTGTATGCACACTTGGGGGTGAAAGTATGGCACAACGATTTGAAGACCTAAATGGGGATGGAGCAGCGCGCTTTTATTTGCAGTATTTTTTCCCTCCTTTCTCTGTAGGAGAAGTTGGTAGAATCGGATCTCCAGGGAGACGCGAAATAGGTCACGGAAAATTAGCTGAAAAAGCTTTAAGTCATGTCCTTCCTGAAGCATCTCGATTCCCTTACACTGTTCGAGTGGAGTCTAATATTACAGAATCCAATGGGTCTTCTTCTATGGCTTCTGTATGTGGGGGCTGTCTTTCTCTGATGGATGCAGGAGTGCCTATCAAAGCTCCTGTAGCCGGCATTGCTATGGGTCTAATCCTAGATCAAGATAAGGCTATTGTCCTTTCTGATATTTCAGGGATAGAAGATCATCTCGGCGATATGGATTTTAAAGTCGCGGGAACTGAAGAAGGAATCACAGCATTCCAAATGGACATTAAAGTAGAAGGAATTACCCATGAGATCATGGAGCAGGCGTTGGCCCAAGCTAAGCAAGGTCGAAGCCATATCCTAAATCTTATGACACAGGTAATGTCTTCTCCTAATGATTCTGTTTCCAGATATGCTCCTCGTATTGAAACTATGCAAATCAATACTTCAAAAATCGCGACAGTAATAGGTCCTGGAGGGAAACAGATCCGTCAAATTATTGAGCGATCAGGAGCTCAAGTTGACATTAACGATAACGGGCTCATTAACATATCAGCTAACACCCAAGAATCTATCGATAAAGCTAAGGAGCTTATTGAGGGATTAACGGGAGAAGTTGAGGTTGGCAAGATCTATAACGGCCGAGTCACTTCCGTTGTGGCCTTTGGAGCATTTGTAGAAGTCCTTCCTGGTAAAGAGGGTCTTTGTCATATTTCAGAATTGTCTAAACAAAAAGTAGACAATGTAGCTGATTTCGTAAAAGAAGGTGATCGCCTAGCGGTTAAGTTGCTCAGCATCAATGAGAAGGGGCAACTAAAACTTAGCCATAAAGCAACTTTAGAATAG
- a CDS encoding MarC family protein gives MLHSLFRLTLLFYALFNSLGSLPVFVALLKKFSFRKQQRIILRECIFALLTLILFITFGQGFFRLLEVSLPAFQLTGGILLGSLAINMMKALPSQEETFDQYEDEPIFYPLAFPVITGPATITSTLGHMEEGIFPKELVLGAIMLAWAFSLITLFFSSSINRLFGQMGLLALERLFGISLALMAGNLMLKAISTAFNIGYYVMA, from the coding sequence ATGCTACATTCACTGTTTCGCCTTACCTTACTTTTTTATGCTCTTTTTAACTCCCTGGGATCTTTACCAGTCTTTGTTGCGTTATTGAAGAAGTTCTCTTTCCGAAAGCAGCAGCGCATTATTTTGCGGGAGTGTATCTTTGCTCTGCTCACCTTGATTTTGTTTATAACATTTGGTCAAGGATTCTTCCGTTTACTAGAAGTCTCTTTACCAGCATTTCAATTAACAGGAGGGATTCTTCTTGGATCCCTTGCCATTAATATGATGAAAGCGCTTCCTTCCCAAGAAGAAACCTTTGACCAATACGAGGATGAGCCAATATTCTATCCTTTAGCGTTTCCTGTTATCACAGGTCCCGCTACGATCACATCTACCTTAGGACATATGGAAGAAGGCATCTTTCCAAAAGAGCTTGTTTTAGGAGCTATTATGCTCGCTTGGGCTTTCTCCTTGATTACGCTCTTTTTTTCCAGCTCCATTAACCGATTGTTCGGCCAAATGGGGTTGCTGGCTTTAGAGAGATTGTTTGGCATTAGCTTAGCCTTAATGGCTGGAAATCTTATGTTAAAAGCTATTTCCACAGCTTTCAATATAGGGTATTATGTTATGGCCTAG
- a CDS encoding DUF720 domain-containing protein, giving the protein MSAPIPPAKDSKYVSALPPLEPLRTPPMAELLFGIYSLLLEAVEIRQQTVLTQSQQLNDNTNIQQQLNQETNRIKYAVVNAGAKEDEITRVQNQNQNYSAQRSNIQDQLVTARQNGQIILSHASTNINIMQQIAQMNSSFIKTLNSVGSTVNQLNKPLS; this is encoded by the coding sequence ATGTCAGCACCTATCCCACCAGCAAAAGACTCAAAATACGTCTCTGCTTTACCTCCATTAGAACCACTGAGAACCCCTCCAATGGCGGAACTCTTATTCGGTATTTATTCGCTTCTTTTAGAGGCTGTAGAAATACGTCAGCAAACGGTTCTTACACAGTCTCAACAACTCAACGACAATACTAATATCCAACAACAATTAAACCAAGAAACTAATCGCATTAAATACGCCGTTGTTAATGCTGGAGCCAAAGAGGACGAAATCACACGGGTACAAAACCAAAACCAAAACTATTCTGCGCAAAGATCTAACATTCAGGACCAATTAGTAACCGCCCGACAAAACGGACAAATTATTCTTTCCCATGCCTCCACAAACATCAATATCATGCAACAAATCGCACAAATGAACTCTTCTTTCATCAAAACTTTGAACTCCGTAGGTAGCACAGTTAACCAGTTAAACAAACCCCTGTCTTAA
- a CDS encoding CT847 family type III secretion system effector, translating to MSSAIIPDLPKRTIVTPDSTLVVPKSIEINKQSAMYFCIAVMLQLSSSTTEYSQAIMSVLQENTLEQQRKTKELINLPLLYVPSLEKKQGSDDEYTNNTTIQAFQTSNQQITANRELIQQELAAAQQRAQANQKSVNATSTESMQILQAVSALLSSLVDLTIKANLTTSPSD from the coding sequence ATGAGTAGTGCAATCATACCTGATCTACCAAAGAGAACTATTGTTACACCAGACTCCACGTTGGTAGTACCCAAATCCATTGAAATCAATAAGCAGTCTGCTATGTATTTTTGCATCGCTGTCATGCTTCAACTTTCTTCATCCACAACAGAGTACAGTCAGGCCATTATGTCTGTTCTGCAAGAAAATACACTCGAACAACAACGCAAAACCAAAGAGCTGATTAACCTCCCATTGTTATACGTTCCATCTTTGGAAAAAAAACAAGGGTCTGACGATGAATACACTAACAATACTACGATTCAAGCTTTTCAGACATCCAACCAACAAATTACTGCCAATAGGGAGCTTATCCAACAAGAGCTAGCAGCCGCTCAACAACGCGCCCAAGCAAACCAAAAATCAGTGAATGCTACATCCACAGAATCCATGCAAATTCTTCAAGCAGTTTCCGCTCTCCTCTCCTCTCTTGTCGATTTAACTATTAAAGCAAACCTTACAACCTCCCCTTCAGATTAA
- a CDS encoding methionyl aminopeptidase, which produces MKRNDPCWCGSQKKWKHCHYPTKPERPSDNLRQLYASRYDIIIKTPDQIEKIRKACQVTARILDALCKAAKEGVTTNELDQLSCNLHKQYNAIPAPLNYGQPPFPKTICTSLNEVICHGIPNDTPLQNGDIMNIDVSCIVDGFYGDCSRMVMIGEVPEIKKKVCEASLEALNAAIAILEPNLPLYEIGEVIENCAARYGFSVVDQFVGHGVGVRFHENPYVAHHRNSCKIPLAPGMTFTIEPMINVGKKEGFIDPTNHWEARTCDHQPSAQWEHTVLITDSGYEILTLLDN; this is translated from the coding sequence ATGAAAAGAAATGACCCTTGCTGGTGTGGCAGTCAGAAAAAATGGAAACACTGCCACTACCCTACAAAGCCAGAACGTCCTAGTGACAATTTAAGACAGCTCTATGCTTCTCGTTACGATATTATCATCAAAACTCCTGATCAAATAGAGAAGATTCGTAAAGCTTGCCAAGTTACAGCTCGAATTCTTGATGCTTTATGTAAAGCTGCTAAAGAGGGAGTAACTACAAATGAACTCGATCAACTCTCTTGTAATCTACATAAACAGTATAATGCCATTCCAGCTCCCCTAAATTACGGGCAGCCACCTTTTCCAAAAACTATTTGTACTTCTCTTAACGAAGTTATTTGCCATGGGATCCCCAATGATACCCCTTTACAAAATGGCGATATTATGAACATTGATGTCTCTTGCATTGTAGATGGATTTTATGGAGACTGTAGCCGAATGGTTATGATTGGAGAAGTACCAGAGATCAAAAAAAAGGTCTGTGAAGCTTCTCTAGAAGCTCTTAACGCCGCTATTGCTATCTTAGAACCCAATCTTCCTCTTTACGAAATTGGCGAAGTGATTGAAAATTGTGCTGCCAGATATGGGTTCTCTGTTGTTGATCAATTTGTCGGACATGGAGTGGGAGTAAGATTCCATGAAAATCCCTATGTTGCACACCATAGAAATTCGTGTAAGATTCCTTTGGCTCCTGGGATGACCTTTACTATCGAACCTATGATCAATGTAGGGAAGAAGGAGGGATTCATTGACCCCACGAACCACTGGGAAGCAAGAACCTGTGACCACCAGCCTAGCGCACAGTGGGAGCACACAGTGCTTATCACAGATTCTGGTTATGAAATACTAACTCTTCTAGATAATTGA
- the ftsH gene encoding ATP-dependent zinc metalloprotease FtsH, which yields MAKDKKTNPESKKSFPTAFFFLLFGVIFGVVTVQNFFSAKKASVGFSHQLEHLVNLKLLIPEESRKIALNDNLVSFSGRFRESVPAEGQVRYQYLNLIDRKHQIDFELEETTTSLSVLSKEVRNAVTWFSAISGMPIPESGYTISPRTDVGLSVLEPLVIHGPVSVQIVNLATLEDRVRSLPRSAESLRVFGSDLYALIGKYLSPALGIGSESLKKEIKDLYQQVESSLTQVVEGEQAITLYKTVLETLHRISLSLVSPEDGARFNQLRSVRLYREDFNRCMKLLGESDEIQAQLDKIRGELVQAVWYFNNQELSSRALEKQDPEVFSRWFEGAKQEWAAFSGNKSLSFRAPDQPRNLVLEKTFRSEEPTPHYSSYLFTFMPIILVLLFIYFIFSRQVKGMNGSAMSFGKSPARLLTKGQNKVTFADVAGIEEAKEELVEIVDFLKNPTKFTSLGGRIPKGILLIGAPGTGKTLIAKAVAGEADRPFFSIAGSDFVEMFVGVGASRIRDMFEQAKRNAPCIIFIDEIDAVGRHRGAGIGGGHDEREQTLNQLLVEMDGFGTNEGVILMAATNRPDVLDKALLRPGRFDRRVVVNLPDIKGRFEILSVHAKRIKLDPTVDLMAVARSTPGASGADLENLLNEAALLAARKDRTAVTAVEVAEARDKVLYGKERRSLEMDVQEKKTTAYHESGHAIVGLCVEHSDPVDKVTIIPRGLSLGATHFLPEKNKLSYWKKELYDQLAVLMGGRAAEQIFLGDVSSGAQQDIAQATKIVRSMICEWGMSDQLGTVAYDERSDAAPTGYGSYHEKNYSEETAKSIDNELKTLLDAAYQRALDIINSHKEELELMTQMLIEFETLDSKDVKEIMDHSWDAEKKRARMKEEGMLYKKVSEDLPPPPPQEDVQDGTLKFNIGT from the coding sequence ATGGCTAAAGATAAAAAAACAAATCCAGAATCTAAAAAAAGTTTTCCTACTGCTTTTTTCTTTCTTTTGTTCGGAGTAATTTTTGGCGTAGTTACAGTCCAAAACTTTTTCTCTGCTAAAAAAGCTTCGGTGGGCTTCAGCCATCAACTCGAACATCTCGTGAATCTCAAGTTACTGATTCCAGAAGAGAGCCGTAAGATCGCTTTGAATGATAATTTAGTGTCATTCAGTGGACGTTTCCGAGAATCTGTTCCAGCTGAAGGTCAGGTTCGGTACCAGTATCTTAATCTTATTGATCGTAAACATCAGATAGATTTTGAGTTGGAAGAAACAACGACATCCTTGTCGGTTTTATCAAAAGAAGTTCGTAATGCGGTCACTTGGTTTTCAGCTATTTCTGGAATGCCAATCCCTGAATCCGGTTATACTATTTCTCCTCGAACGGATGTAGGACTTTCGGTTTTAGAGCCTTTAGTTATTCATGGTCCTGTAAGTGTTCAGATTGTGAATCTGGCTACTTTGGAAGACCGGGTACGTTCTTTACCTAGATCTGCAGAAAGTCTTAGAGTTTTTGGTTCCGATTTGTATGCGTTGATTGGGAAATATCTTTCGCCAGCTTTGGGAATAGGCTCTGAATCCTTGAAAAAAGAAATTAAGGATTTGTATCAGCAGGTAGAAAGTTCTCTAACTCAAGTTGTTGAAGGGGAGCAGGCTATCACCTTGTACAAAACAGTATTAGAGACTTTACATAGGATTTCTTTATCGCTTGTTTCTCCAGAGGATGGAGCTCGTTTCAATCAATTGCGTTCCGTACGTCTGTATCGTGAAGATTTCAACAGATGTATGAAATTATTAGGGGAAAGTGATGAAATTCAAGCTCAGCTCGACAAAATTCGGGGTGAATTAGTCCAGGCTGTTTGGTATTTCAATAACCAAGAGCTTTCTTCTCGAGCTTTAGAGAAACAAGATCCTGAAGTTTTCAGCCGATGGTTTGAAGGTGCTAAACAAGAGTGGGCCGCGTTCTCTGGAAACAAATCTTTGTCATTTAGAGCTCCAGACCAGCCACGAAATTTAGTTTTAGAAAAAACATTTAGAAGTGAAGAGCCAACTCCCCACTATTCTAGTTATCTTTTCACTTTTATGCCGATTATTTTGGTCCTGCTATTTATCTACTTTATCTTTTCTCGTCAGGTAAAGGGGATGAATGGTTCCGCCATGTCATTTGGGAAATCTCCCGCGAGATTGTTAACAAAGGGACAGAATAAAGTAACGTTTGCTGATGTAGCAGGGATAGAGGAAGCTAAGGAAGAGCTTGTTGAGATCGTAGATTTCTTGAAAAATCCAACTAAGTTTACGAGCTTAGGGGGACGTATTCCTAAGGGGATTCTTCTTATAGGGGCTCCAGGAACAGGAAAAACTTTAATTGCTAAAGCTGTTGCTGGTGAGGCAGACCGTCCCTTCTTCTCCATAGCAGGCTCTGATTTCGTTGAAATGTTTGTAGGGGTCGGTGCCAGCAGAATTCGAGATATGTTTGAGCAAGCTAAACGAAATGCTCCCTGCATTATTTTTATTGATGAAATTGATGCTGTTGGTCGTCATCGTGGTGCTGGTATTGGAGGGGGCCATGATGAAAGAGAGCAGACTTTAAACCAGCTATTAGTGGAAATGGATGGCTTCGGGACAAACGAAGGGGTTATCCTCATGGCTGCAACAAACCGTCCAGATGTTTTAGACAAGGCTTTGTTACGTCCAGGACGATTTGATCGCCGTGTTGTTGTGAATCTCCCTGATATAAAAGGCCGTTTCGAAATTCTTTCGGTTCATGCTAAACGCATCAAATTGGATCCTACTGTGGATCTCATGGCAGTTGCTCGTAGTACTCCTGGAGCTTCAGGAGCCGATTTAGAAAATCTTCTGAATGAAGCGGCATTGTTGGCTGCTAGAAAAGACCGTACTGCTGTTACTGCGGTTGAGGTTGCAGAGGCTAGAGATAAGGTTCTTTATGGTAAAGAACGGCGTAGTTTAGAAATGGATGTTCAAGAGAAAAAGACAACAGCATATCACGAATCAGGACATGCTATTGTTGGGCTTTGTGTTGAGCATTCGGATCCTGTGGATAAGGTAACCATTATTCCTAGGGGATTGTCTTTAGGGGCTACACACTTCCTCCCAGAAAAAAATAAATTAAGCTACTGGAAAAAAGAGCTTTATGATCAGTTGGCTGTTCTTATGGGGGGACGAGCTGCCGAGCAAATTTTCCTAGGGGACGTTTCTAGTGGAGCACAACAAGATATTGCGCAAGCGACAAAGATCGTACGTAGTATGATTTGTGAATGGGGGATGAGCGATCAGTTGGGAACCGTAGCCTATGATGAGCGTTCGGATGCAGCTCCTACTGGATATGGATCTTATCATGAAAAAAATTATTCAGAAGAGACGGCTAAATCCATTGATAATGAGCTCAAGACTCTATTAGATGCTGCATATCAAAGAGCTTTGGATATTATTAACAGTCATAAGGAAGAATTAGAGCTTATGACTCAGATGTTAATAGAATTTGAAACTTTGGATTCTAAGGATGTTAAAGAAATTATGGACCATTCTTGGGATGCAGAGAAGAAGCGTGCTCGTATGAAGGAAGAAGGTATGTTGTATAAGAAAGTATCAGAAGATCTTCCTCCTCCCCCTCCCCAAGAAGATGTGCAGGATGGAACGTTGAAGTTTAATATCGGCACGTAA
- a CDS encoding membrane protein codes for MGFGTVRGKGKALKSLFLRPLQSLEVGLLSLPIVLLLGEVGCLSLISSVPLVVVLGVIGVSVALVSFFRNWGYGIAILGAIFLGISLYNHSSISIFWGSLLVFSFVVSLGVFLLSVSLVEGLIREKTASLKKVSICRDELQESYNREVQERKDGELFFQGQVAALERELSVCSDQLQEVSRKYTHAHEDLQVLIDQRDGWLKDYMTLHQEYVRAISGYEEQTLFPWRVFQGHSQESVDDSQQIQVCEKLADLEKLCEEESGSKRYAEERLEKVLSDLLEATHHRESLEKEVVEKDKEIEALKQEISMEKLQNSSAHHERAVYKGKYLQLREQFQVKDAFLKKARRERFLAQEQLLALKREEEEEASDPSTMDSFFIIQNLLLQIEALEEEINYLEELVFHNQNL; via the coding sequence ATGGGATTCGGCACTGTACGAGGAAAAGGAAAAGCTTTGAAATCCTTATTCCTAAGGCCTCTACAGAGTCTTGAAGTGGGCCTTTTATCATTACCTATAGTTCTATTGTTGGGTGAGGTTGGTTGTTTATCTCTGATCTCCTCGGTTCCTTTAGTAGTCGTTTTGGGTGTTATCGGTGTCTCCGTCGCCTTAGTTTCTTTTTTCCGTAATTGGGGCTATGGGATAGCCATTTTAGGGGCTATATTTTTGGGGATATCACTCTATAATCATTCCTCTATATCCATTTTTTGGGGAAGTTTACTAGTCTTTTCGTTCGTTGTTTCTCTTGGAGTATTTTTACTGAGCGTTTCCTTGGTTGAAGGCCTTATTAGAGAGAAAACAGCATCCTTAAAAAAAGTATCCATTTGTCGTGATGAACTTCAAGAATCATATAATCGAGAAGTGCAAGAGAGAAAAGATGGAGAGCTTTTTTTCCAGGGACAAGTAGCTGCTTTGGAACGGGAGCTTTCAGTCTGTTCTGATCAGCTTCAAGAGGTTTCTAGGAAATATACGCATGCGCATGAGGATTTGCAAGTTCTTATAGACCAAAGGGATGGTTGGTTAAAGGACTACATGACGTTGCATCAAGAGTACGTTCGGGCTATTTCAGGGTATGAAGAACAAACCCTTTTCCCTTGGAGGGTTTTCCAAGGACATTCTCAAGAGAGTGTGGATGATTCACAGCAAATACAAGTTTGTGAAAAACTTGCTGATTTAGAGAAGCTATGTGAAGAAGAAAGCGGTAGCAAGCGTTATGCTGAAGAGCGTTTAGAAAAGGTTTTATCAGATCTACTAGAAGCAACTCATCATCGAGAGAGTTTAGAAAAAGAGGTTGTCGAGAAAGATAAAGAGATCGAAGCTCTAAAACAAGAGATTTCGATGGAAAAACTCCAGAATTCTTCTGCTCATCATGAAAGGGCTGTTTATAAAGGTAAGTACTTGCAGTTGAGAGAACAATTCCAGGTGAAAGATGCCTTTCTTAAGAAAGCTAGACGCGAACGATTTTTAGCTCAGGAACAGCTATTGGCTTTGAAACGGGAAGAGGAAGAAGAAGCCTCAGATCCGTCCACGATGGATAGTTTTTTTATTATTCAAAACCTTTTATTACAGATTGAGGCGCTAGAAGAAGAAATCAATTATCTAGAAGAGTTAGTATTTCATAACCAGAATCTGTGA